A segment of the Populus alba chromosome 9, ASM523922v2, whole genome shotgun sequence genome:
GTGCTCCTCCCGTTGAAGATCCACCTTCTGCTTCTAGCtccgaagaagaagaaacttctAGTGGTGAGGAAGAAGCATCTGATGATGAACAGAGCCACCCCTCTCCTCCACAGCCACAAACCAAAACCATCCGAACCCAAAACTCAGCCCCCAAAAAACCCGAGCCCACCGCTCAACAATCTGAATCTGAGCACGAATCTGATTCTGGGTCGGAGTCAGAATCCGAATCTGAATCGGAACCCGACCAGAGTGTCAAGCCTATAACCTCTAAACCAATGGAGGAGACCCCACCGAAGGAAGCAGCTGTCAAGAAGTCCAGATCCAAACCACCTGTAGCCGCCACTCCGGAGAAATCAACAGCTGTGAAGAGGGGTAACGGGGCTGATCGCGATTCGAAAGACTTGAAACGGGTTAAGAGCAAGGAATCAGAGCCTGAGAAGTCTGAGGACTCCAAAAAACAGCTCTTTCAAAGGTTGTGGACTGAGGAGGATGAGATTGCGCTGTTGCAAggtataattgattttattgcaGAGAAAGGTTATGACCCATCAAAGGATATGAATGCGTTTTTCGATTTTATTAAGAAGTCTTTGCATTTTGATGTGTCAATGACTCAATTGAAGGATAAGATTTCTAGGTTAAGGAAGAAGTTTGAGAATCATgtgaaagggaaaaaaggaGAAAGCAAGATTTTTAGCAAACCGCATGATCAGAAGGGGTTTGATTTGTCGAAATATATTTGGGGCAGTGAAGGGACTATTAAAGCTAAcgggaagaaaaacaataatggtaatgataataaaaaagggaaTGCTAAGAAACTAGAGGCATTGAAGGCTGAGTTGGGTATGGATGTGGGGGAGGAGGAGAGAATGGAAGTTGAGATGGAGAGAGATTCAAGTGTCAAAAAGGTTTTGAAGTTTGATGGAAGTGTGAGTGGTGGAAAAATGGATCATTATGTGGTGAGAAATGGATTGGATTTTGCGCATGGAATGAAGAAGGCAGAGATGGAGGAGAAGTGGAGGAAGTTGCATATAGCTGAATTGGAGTTGTTTTTGAATCGGAATGAATTGATACGAGAGCAAGCAAAGTTAATGCTGTCAGCTTTTAAAGCTGACAAGGATTAGTGTGGTCGAGAAGATACATGTAGAGGGGTTTCATGGTTCAAGTAATAAGTGATCTTGTtagcttttccttttttgtttaggTTTCATAATCAGCACTAAGTTTGGAATGTTTAGCTTCATAGATAATATTATCCGCAGTCCTTTTGTTCTGCACAATTCTGTTTTCAAGGCTTAACTCTCATTTATTAGCTATGCTatgttttatttctcatttagtagatattttgttgtttatttcttatttcataGTTATTGTGTTTGATTAGTGGGTTTAACATCAATAAGTTGTTTATTTGTTATCCATCATCGCCTTGTGGTTAGATGTGCTCTGCACAATTTTTTTCATAGGTGCTCTTAACAGTCTTATCTCTGTAGTTTATTGGGGAAATAAGTTGTTTCATCACCATGTTGTTTGATGGTTATGTGAAATTTGTCTTCACTTTCTGAAAAAGTTTACTCAAATTATGACTATATGGTGTGTTTGCAGTAAGAACTTGCATAAAAAGTATGTTGTTTCAATTTATATCAAGGAAACATTTCTCTCGTAGTTAATGTATCCTTGAAAACAAGTTCGGCAGATGATAGAGAAACTATTGGCTTCAGATCGATTGGTGGATAACTTTtcagattattattattgttttttttaagcttatcTGCCTTATGTTGGATAATATCCACACCATGTGCTTAGCGATAATATGAGATGGCTTGGTGAATGTGGCTCGTAGCCTATGGTATTGGCACACACACATGAACTTGGCTCCGAAATAGAGTAGAAAACTGAGATCCATTTTAAGCAAATGAACTTGGCTCCATTTCCTATCAACCTTCTTTCGGACATTTCCTACTGAAGGCTAAAGAAGCAGAACAGTTGATTTCAGAACTGTCCAGAGGGACTGGACAAGGAACTGGGCTTATTTAAGACCGGGGATGTATCATCTATGATATATAACAGGCAGGTTTGCTTCGCAATAACTCTGCTATTAGAATCGATGGCCTGCTTTATCAGGAAATGACTAGGGCCTGAAAGTAATCAACCAAAAAGTGAATGCACTTGTTGACAGTTTCTTGAATACAGTCAATTATAGAGTTTGTTTTGATGACAAAACAAAGCATAGAGAAAATCCCGCCGCTTCTTTATTTGCCATTCCCCTATGTGCATGACCTTTTGCAGGTAAAAACAAAGGACTTTATTAAACCACGAAAGGGAACGTAGAAATCTTTGGTTTTTCAACAGAATTGGAGCACACTGGAAACTCTTTGGCACAATTTCGACTCGAGggagaacaagaagaaaaaccaCTTCAGTTGATTTTCTAAtaccaaaaccagaaaaaacagccagcataattgattttcttctccATAGTAATTAACAAATGATGTCTGGTCGAGAATGGGACGGTGTTGATTCCGAAAGGAAATATGCTTGATATGGCATTTGCCTGCATCTTGTAGTCACGTATACTGATTAAGATCTTCTGCTTTCTGTTTCTTGTGTTCAAGTGGTTAAAGCAGTTTTCTCCATACTATTTGTTAAAGACTGATTTGACTAGTTGCATCATCAGTGAATCGGTGTATGGATACATGATAATTAGAATTATGTGTGTGACAACAGTAAATCTTTATGAGTTTGAGTGGGTAGAAATTAGCGTCAACTGAAAAGGATTTGCATTAACTGTTGTCGGCAAACATAACGATTCAACGGATGCTGTTTCAACTTTCAACGACAAGGAGGGTAGCTGTCCGttgttctcttttttcttggttgaaaatgagaaaaaaaaaaaaaaaaggtctaccTGGTATATAGTTGTCATTTAGAGGAAATAGAAAAGCTCTATCCTGCGGCTCTCAGCTCTGCTTTGTGAAGTGTGTGGGTGCGGTGCTATTGGACTGACCTTAATGTGCGTCATGATGGATTGCATAGTCAAATGGTCAAAACAATGACTAAAGCGTTTGTTTTTGCGTATGTAACTGCGTTttggtaaattttaatttttttttttgctaaaattgagtgacggttgtactttttggatcgttttgatgtcaaaaatgatttttaaaaaataaaaaaacatcatttacatgtatttcggcataaaaagctatttgaaaagcaaccgttaccacactgccaaacacgctctaagagGCATAAGACAACCAAAAATATGATTGCTTGAAAAAAGTGTACTTTTGTAGTGCACAAGGCAGACTAACTGCTCAAGTGAATCAGGGTTTAGGTAAATGGTCATAGGAACTTTTCAGCTGTTGGATTTCTAAcagaagacaaaggaaagtccAGTTCAAGCCTCCTTACCAGTAACTATAAATGTTATGGACATGGTAAAAGCAGTGTATTTGTTTGCCTTTCTTTCAAAGCACCAGCAGAAGGTATTGAATGATCAGAATTCCATCAGCTGGACCACACAACTGAAAATGGATAAACCTTTCAGATTATGAGAGACCATATCTGATTACGGGAATCCTGTCAAGGGCTTTGGGTTCAAATTAACTAGAAATTTTAATGCATGTCCTGGGTTTAATTTTATGATGCAGGAGAGTAACCAGCTTCCCACGACTGTCAAACCTTGCCTTAACTGTCGTTTTATCATCCATAATCCATGTTCCTCCAACTACAAGAACATTCTCCTTTTCTGAAAGCATCCGAGAGACCACTGCTGCTTCTGCAACTTTCTTCTCATGATCAAAATAATGAGCATATGATGCCCTTAGTAAGTTACCCTTGTTTGTCCTGAAAAGTTTAGAGAGAATGAGTTGCCGTAAGTCTCCTTCCCTGTTTAGGCAACTATAGATAATAACAACAGACACAAGCCATAAGCATGATGACTATTAGCAGGTTGTTTAACGTATAATATGTTGCTAGTTTAACTAGGAAATTCGGTCCAATTTTTCACCAGTGCAGGTAAAATAACTTACAGAGTAATTGATCCACCAAAATTTGGTTTTGTCACTCTAATGCGTGcgttaaattaatgaaatctctTCGAAGCAAGATTGTATAGCGTCTCCATACCAAATGCAAGGTGTGGAGCACCAAAAGTAGCAGAAAGCTGAATTATATGGCGGCTGGTTGAAGGAAGTCTCGTAGATAAAGCACCATTTTTGTAGAAGTATTCTACTTTATCCGGAACTAGAAGCTGCACCTGCAGTGGACCAGAAGAAAAGGTGATTAAACTTCTACATTTCCAATCAATTTGGGTAAGAcgagataaaatgaaaaatgtttgTTTAATTTGCATATGTTGTCTCAACGCATCTGATCATTTGAGCAAGAGAAAGGACATTATGCAAGGAAACAggaattttatcatttctttcCGTGTTGGAGAATCATACAGTATTCAATGTGATTGAATTTAGGAACCTTAGCTTCAGAATCTTACTCAGGTAAATCACAAAAACAGTCCATACCTTTTAGAGCTATGATCTGGCAATTTCAGTGAAAATGTATCCTTCATGGTCGGCGATGCTCAATGTAAAGGTTGTGAAATCTTCCATAAAGCGAAAGAGATCAACAGTGAAGTAGCAGGACATGATTTTAAGTTTACAAGTAAGAGCTGAGAACTAAATCCACGAACTCACTGATAATTTTGAGTCAACATCGACCTTAACAGAAGCATGAATATCTTCCTGATTGTATTCTGTTGTAACACCTGCAATTGAACCTTGCGCTCTCTTGCCAGCATATTAAACAACAGCTTGAACAATGCAAGACATTCAATTTTTCATCAGTATGTGGCATTGCAAGGAAGGATTAATCATAATGTGGAACAGATCTGTCAAATttcatcttaaaatatataagaagaaaatttctttcttttcttgtatagAATTTGAGAGAATCAATTATACGATttgataaccaaaaaaaaaaaaaacatcagaaaaaattgaattctatTACTATTGCGGGAAACTAGGGCGAGGGAAACTATCAACATACCAATCCAGTACCATTTCTAGTCGAGATGCTGAAGTGGTGATTAATTTTGTAGCTTAGAATGTCtgcaaaaattgaataataacaAACCATTACAAAATTTGCAGAGAAAAGGTACCACAGCTTAAACTGAAATTTGAGAGAGCTCCCATTATCAAGACAGGTGACGAGCACAGGAAAGAAGTCGAGTAAATGCACTTGTTGAGAGGTTTTTTGAAAACGGAgttaagaaaatgaagaaagtaaCAGAAACCTGGAAAAACAAAGGGATGAGTGTGTTTTTCAAGAACAGAAAAGGTGAATTGAGAGAGAACAAGATGCAAATCAATAAAGCAAAGAACAACATGATATATACAACCAGAAAGCTTGCAAACAAGAAGCACGAGTTTATTCATAAAAGAAATGCATGCGACTAAAAAAGAACCTCTCGCAGGCTTTACAAAGTCAGAGATGAATTAGGACTAAAATTCTTTTCGATGGACACGAGAAGTTTCTGATAAAATGCAAtgatattttgtaaatatatataataaaaagattataaatttttaacattaaaaattaataatatatttataactcatgaattttatattttaactaagTTTGTGCAGCAATGCAACACAACCAATTTAAAGCTAATAACATAACAGAGGATAGGATCAAAATGTGTGCCAAATTTCTGACATGAAATACGAAGAaagttctttcctttcttttagcCACTGGAAACGAATGAAAGGAATTTAATAGCAAAAGACATCATGTTGGGGAAAGAAACAGATGGACCTCCTTCAATAAACGAATGAGAGgaatttaataacaaaagaCTGCAAATTAACAAGAGGCATAAGCCTGGAATAAACCTTGTGATTTCTTGCCAAAGTTAGAGAAAATTGGAGGGCCATATGGTGCGATGCCAagccctatttattttttggtttcaaaaatatttttgagaaaaaaattattttttttatttttttattttaaattaatattttgtagtgttttcaaattattttaatatattatattaaaaaataattttttaaaaatataaaaatattattttaatttattttcgagtaaaatatattttgaaaagtaattgtaatcatactttcaaatatattttatataaatattttaaaacaattcaaatatatcaataaaaattattttttaaaaataacatggtGGCATAAACAAATGTATCTCAAGAAATCCAACTTTACATATGTTCCCATTcagtggattttttttccttcaaattttatAGTGGTGAGTTGGTcattatgaatatttaaaaaacttttgataCAATGATTTACGataattcaaattgaaaaaggaGAATCTAATGGTGGATTTTGATGACTAACCAACTACCATCATTATATATAAATCCTTTTTTAACAACTACTCTTACCGAAAAAATCATTAGCCAACTATTTTTTTCCCCACATTTCCAGCTAAattcttattaaatattaaagaaattcatgttaaaattttagaattgcCAATAATATAATGTTACTAGTATTAATTATTCACATAAATGaagcttaattatttttttatgagaagaaTGGACGGTTAGGATTAAGAAACCAAGTCAATCCCGTAATTTAATAATCCAATCGTGCGAAGATCGAATAACAGGATCCTCTGCTTCTTATCCAGTGAGGCAAACCTCACGGTATTTCTCTTATAACGCCACTTCACTAAAACCCTAAATCACTGTTCCACCACAATCATTCCCTTCTCTACTCGCGATGTCTCGTCGAGAACGCGGTTCTGAATCTAGGCGACACCGTTCTGGCTTCGACAGAGAACCCAGGTATCTTTTGCGGTTTTTATGTGCTGGGTCCTTAATATACTGCATGCCCTGCTTTTGTTGCTCTATAATCATAATTAGCCTGTCACTGCAATTCATGGTGCGTGCTCTCTCGTTTTCAACCAAACACGGCCTTTGTGTTTTATATGCCCTACATTTTGTTGCTATGTAGCGGTAATTGATGAATCACTTAGGTTCATGAAGtgggttttttgttttagaacCAAACATGACCTTGGTAATTGAGTTGATGATGTTGGTAATGTTTGTGAGGTGTTTGGTTTTCTTGAAGTCCTAAGAGGTCAAGGAGAGATGGAAAACCAGAGACAGAGAGAGTAACAATTGACTCTAATTTAGATCAAAAGAACCGGCGCCGGTTGCAAGATGCATTGCCTCTTGAGACCCCGTCTGGTCCGGATTCTGCCAAGGTGGAGTCTGGTGGTGTGAGCAAAGAAACAGAGCAGAAACCAAATGAACACGGCGAAGGAAGCAAGCATTCTTCTAAGCCAACTGAAGTGCCTTGGTCACGGTccttttttcaggttttttctttttgaagtaATTGTTGATATGTGGTTTTGTGGAATTTGTTCTGGTGTCTCATTGTCATTATCTAATGGATGTGAAATCTAGCGCGGTTGAGACAGTAAGTTCAGAAGCTAAGGTATGCTTGGGTGCCTATGGAAATAGAAAATTTGAGTTTGTAGCCATTATAGGACTTGGTGGTCTGGGATTATTTCTGTACTTTCCTGAAATTCCATTTATACTATACAGTGGTTTTCTTTGTAAATGTTTATTTGCTTGAATCAAAACAGAGCGGTTCAActtttgcaacaaaaaaaaaggagaaattttttttccttgacaaaTCTTTGGTATCATGGAAGTTTTTTACCTATTGTGTTGCGTGAATTCTTTTAATGACCTGGAAGAGGTGTTTACATTTGCTCACCTTATGGCCATATGGATATGTAATACAATAGTATTCTCTATGCATCCTTGTGCTTGTGGgacaaaaaaatagattttatagtCTTGAATTTATGTAATTGATCATTTGCTCTAGTAAATGAGCCTTATTTCTCTCGATCTTGATTACTGGGTTTTTATTTAGTgcattcaaaactttttttctgGGCTGATGTTGTGTGATTGCTGTCTGCCCCATGCCTTCAAAAGCCTCCATGTATATAACAATCTTAGGCTTGTCTTTTAACAGCATGATGAACGTGGTAATGCTGGGCAAGTTGGTCGAAGCTTTGGCCGGAGATCTGCTACTGGTGGGTTCCTGATTTcacttgcatgacccaaataACTCTTTGAccctgttatttttttgttgtcaaaCAATTTCACATACTGTTCCTGTGTTCCTCTCTTTTGAAGAGCGCCGATTTAGGGATTCAAAGGA
Coding sequences within it:
- the LOC118059103 gene encoding GLABROUS1 enhancer-binding protein-like, encoding MAPKRAPPVEDPPSASSSEEEETSSGEEEASDDEQSHPSPPQPQTKTIRTQNSAPKKPEPTAQQSESEHESDSGSESESESESEPDQSVKPITSKPMEETPPKEAAVKKSRSKPPVAATPEKSTAVKRGNGADRDSKDLKRVKSKESEPEKSEDSKKQLFQRLWTEEDEIALLQGIIDFIAEKGYDPSKDMNAFFDFIKKSLHFDVSMTQLKDKISRLRKKFENHVKGKKGESKIFSKPHDQKGFDLSKYIWGSEGTIKANGKKNNNGNDNKKGNAKKLEALKAELGMDVGEEERMEVEMERDSSVKKVLKFDGSVSGGKMDHYVVRNGLDFAHGMKKAEMEEKWRKLHIAELELFLNRNELIREQAKLMLSAFKADKD